One window of Trichoderma breve strain T069 chromosome 3, whole genome shotgun sequence genomic DNA carries:
- a CDS encoding WD domain, g-beta repeat domain-containing protein — MDVPWIISGSEDGTIKIWDRATNQCIATLTGHSGPIQRFAWSPIVQSLASASDDGTVKIWNVATGECILTINDHIGGANGVAWSPDGKRLATSDDNTIKIWNLATKHCVFTLGGHDNRINSIAWSADGTKLISASADTTLKIWSLATGQCITTFEGHSDEVLSVAWSPDTVHIASGSNDNSVKVWDEATGNCTLTLNGHHSAVRSIAWSPNTLRLASASLDNTIKIWDTSSGQCTITLEGHEQSVTEVSWSPDGAWLVSASDDSTIKTWDATTGQCLSTLTGHESPAKTVLPVTKISKLPLGQLRSLLPSKDEKDNATVIASGSQDQTVKLWDPESGLCIKTLEGHTGIIWSVAWAPDQKHVASASDDASVKIWDSTTGLAKFTLQHKVPVYSVAWSPDGTKLASSSGDGNVWIWDITWDTDVAPQATILTNTGNAITLLAWSPDSTRLLFASPTDSTLRIWYLAAGESSVIELDVDRRVDSIGWSPDSKLFASGGNDNEITIWDADTKQSKLSLKGHRGSVLGLSWSPDGTRIVTGSQDRIIKVWDPVSGNCLSTLEGHSKFVQSVSWSADGKDFASGSRDYRVKIWDEAESKCKATLEGHTGEVWTVAWSSHPKPPTPPPPPGPDPDSGLARWMQIFMALQGRLHDLESNVDGVVDSSVKAALDSIAKGLAKFNELIDLWPDYTGDDASNEKRKAIIQEATDLIQTGAGFVTGSGTDGGVIPQLNDIEQELKEKKAKFYEETEEEKTEITSLEADIDTAIDKMNTDQKAYEEAQAILLAKIEEVSLGAAMQRQESLKKKTVLDGINYTLLLEENGTLDDLQQAGELAYLILDRAQNKVRNLEFRVQALKRIQKNRPMVQRAIGRAERLISILRMMTQGLSNEDGAILAVVNLILPTIEKLGKVGEPPYNRPHRSSEDDLCTYILMIHRESLIDVAFVESARKAVAQVRDWFDDDIPKKTQDEIDAIVKNPLY; from the exons ATGGATGTTCCCTGGATCATATCAGGGTCAGAGGATGGAACGATCAAAATCTGGGATCGAGCTACAAATCAGTGCATCGCGACACTCACGGGCCACAGCGGTCCCATACAACGCTTCGCATGGTCACCTATTGTCCAATCActtgcatcagcatcagaCGATGGCACAGTCAAGATATGGAATGTAGCCACGGGCGAGTGCATATTGACTATCAATGATCATATCGGTGGTGCTAATGGGGTCGCTTGGTCTCCCGACGGCAAACGGCTCGCAACCTCAGACGACAACACAATCAAGATCTGGAATCTAGCTACAAAGCATTGTGTATTCACACTAGGAGGCCATGACAATCGTATAAATTCCATCGCTTGGTCAGCAGATGGTACAAAACTCATTTCAGCATCGGCTGATACAACTCTCAAGATCTGGAGCTTGGCTACAGGCCAATGTATTACAACTTTTGAGGGCCACAGCGACGAAGTTCTTTCAGTTGCTTGGTCACCGGATACAGTGCACATTGCCTCGGGGTCAAATGACAATAGTGTTAAAGTATGGGACGAAGCCACAGGCAATTGCACTTTGACACTTAATGGCCACCACTCTGCTGTTCGTTCTATCGCCTGGTCGCCTAATACACTTCGCCTTGCATCGGCATCACTGGATAATACTATTAAGATATGGGATACATCTTCAGGACAATGCACAATAACATTAGAGGGCCATGAACAGTCCGTCACGGAAGTTTCATGGTCGCCCGATGGAGCCTGGCTTGTATCCGCATCGGATGATAGTACTATCAAAACATGGGATGCAACTACAGGCCAATGTTTATCAACGCTTACAGGTCATGAAAGTCCAGCCAAAACGGTGCTTCCTGTGACAAAAATTAGCAAACTACCTCTCGGCCAACTCAGGTCATTGCTCCCGAGCAAGGACGAGAAAGACAATGCCACAGTGATCGCATCGGGTTCCCAAGACCAAACAGTAAAACTTTGGGATCCAGAATCTGGTCTCTGCATCAAAACACTGGAAGGTCACACCGGGATAATTTGGTCAGTTGCGTGGGCTCCTGATCAGAAGCATGTCGCATCTGCAAGCGACGATGCGTCAGTTAAGATCTGGGATTCCACAACTGGCCTTGCCAAGTTCACGCTCCAGCATAAAGTTCCTGTCTACTCCGTTGCCTGGTCTCCCGATGGTACTAAAttggcttcgtcttcaggAGATGGAAACGTTTGGATCTGGGATATAACCTGGGATACAGATGTGGCCCCGCAAGCTACCATTCTCACCAACACTGGTAATGCCATAACACTTCTGGCCTGGTCTCCAGATAGCACTCGACTCTTATTTGCATCGCCGACGGACAGCACGCTGAGAATCTGGTATTTGGCTGCTGGCGAGAGCTCGGTTATCGAACTAGACGTCGACCGCCGAGTCGATTCCATTGGCTGGTCACCCGACTCTAAGCTCTTCGCGTCCGGAGGTAACGATAATGAAATTACTATATGGGATGCAGATACGAAACAGAGTAAATTGTCTCTCAAGGGTCATCGGGGTTCGGTTCTTGGACTTTCATGGTCTCCTGATGGTACCAGAATTGTAACGGGATCACAAGATCGTATAATCAAAGTATGGGACCCAGTCTCTGGTAACTGTCTCTCAACATTGGAGGGACACTCCAAATTTGTACAGTCTGTCTCTTGGTCTGCAGATGGAAAAGATTTTGCATCAGGATCACGAGATTACAGAGTCAAGATTTGGGACGAAGCCGAAAGTAAGTGCAAGGCGACGCTCGAAGGGCATACTGGTGAGGTGTGGACGGTTGCTTGGTCGTCTCATCCCAAGCCACCAACCCCTCCGCCGCCCCCAGGTCCTGATCCTGACTCCGGCTTGGCTCGGTGGATGCAAATCTTCATGGCTTTGCAGGGCCGCCTACATGATTTGGAGTCGAATGTCGATGGCGTTGTCGATTCGAGTGTCAAGGCAGCACTGGACTCAATCGCAAAAGGTCTAGCCAAGTTCAACGAGCTCATCGACCTTTGGCCGGACTATACTGGAGACGATGCATCCAATGAAAAGCGCAAGGCCATCATTCAAGAAGCTACAGATCTCATCCAGACTGGTGCCGGCTTTGTGACCGGCTCAGGGACAGACGGTGGGGTAATTCCTCAG TTAAACGACATTGAACAAGAactgaaggagaagaaagccAAGTTTTACGAAGAaacggaggaggagaagaccGAAATAACATCGTTGGAGGCAGACATTGACACGGCTATAGACAAGATGAATACCGACCAAAAGGCGtatgaagaagctcaagccaTATTGCTTGCAAAGATAGAGGAGGTTTCTCTGGGGGCTGCCATGCAACGCCAGGAATCActcaagaagaaaacagtTTTG GATGGAATAAATTACACATTGCTtcttgaagaaaatggaaCGCTGGACGACCTTCAACAAGCCGGCGAATTGGCCTACCTGATTCTCGACAGGGCTCAAAACAAAGTCCGCAACCTCGAGTTCCGAGTGCAAGCCCTGAAACGCATCCAGAAAAATCGGCCCATGGTCCAGCGAGCGATTGGCAGGGCAGAAAGGCTTATATCTATCTTGAGAATGATGACTCAGGGCTTATCCAACGAAGACGGTGCTATTCTAGCCGTggtcaatctcatcttgccCACCATCGAAAAGCTCGGCAAAGTGGGTGAGCCGCCGTACAATCGCCCACATCGCAGCAGCGAGGATGATTTGTGCACTTATATCTTAATGATTCACAGAGAATCTCTGATTGATGTGGCATTTGTTGAAAGTGCTAGGAAGGCTGTGGCTCAAGTACGGGATTGGTTCGATGATGACATTCCGAAGAAGACTcaggatgagattgatgcaATTGTTAAAAACCCTTTGTACTGA